Proteins encoded by one window of Crassostrea angulata isolate pt1a10 chromosome 9, ASM2561291v2, whole genome shotgun sequence:
- the LOC128162807 gene encoding uncharacterized protein LOC128162807 translates to MNGSVRESLKTLPKIIAGFLSINNSGQEYITFTLKDCIKSQDCRVYTMLDKKKENTMTLCIVVNETNNCFVSTCTCPNSRTRRGVSSHLLTPNPSSVPQEATCKLELILSENISDNLHGNMTNLRDDRSENPMDCTTHQFETKLNTLQNISKQSKLTADGNNNWVYILFIGFGVGAFIGSLVTFLWFKRKASMPKTLSVVNAVYKSEICGDENLYLQNFTEYSEIPDCMIKISSEEQKDPLHEARGSPKHDTQTKCNAPPTLVVHDHTFEQSFQKEDKDRREQTNDKGLAKIQGLVSSRSSVNSDIQQEKECYINNGIEKDTYEIPSNRTDVTYSPDTCKDYPREKNDEDLSTKDEEDKTVEKDKVRMENLNSNATYFVLSADGNKTILH, encoded by the exons ATGAATGGCTCTGTAAG AGAGTCTTTAAAGACTTTACCAAAAATCATAGCTGGGTTTCTTTCAATCAACAACTCAG GTCAAGAGTACATCACATTTACTCTTAAAGACTGCATCAAGAGTCAAGACTGTAGAGTTTATACTATGCTGGACAAGAAGAAAGAAAACACAATGACTCTTTGTATAGTCGTAAACGAGACAAATAATTGCTTTGTTTCCACCTGTACGTGCCCAAACAGTCGTACACGTCGAGGAGTCAGTTCCCATTTACTTACTCCAAATCCTTCATCAGTACCTCAAGAAGCCACGTGTAAATTGGAGCTCATTTTAAGTGAAAATATTTCGGACAACCTTCATGGAAATATGACAAATCTAAGAGATGACAGATCTGAAAATCCAATGGACTGTACTACTCATCAATTCGAAACCAAGTTAAACACTTTGCAAAATATAAGTAAGCAAAGTAAGCTAACAGCAGACG GTAATAACAATTGGGTTTACATTTTATTCATCGGATTTGGCGTAGGCGCTTTTATTGGAAGTTTGGTAACCTTTCTTTGGTTTAAAAG GAAAGCCTCTATGCCGAAAACCCTATCAGTGGTAAATGCAGTATATAAGAGCGAAATCTGTGGAGATGAGAACTTGTATTTACAAAACTTCACGGAATACTCAGAAATACCAGATTGTATGATTAAGATCAGTTCGGAG GAACAGAAAGACCCTTTACACGAAGCTCGAGGCAGTCCTAAGCATGATACTCAAACAAAATGCAATGCACCTCCTACTCTTGTCGTTCACGACCATACATTTGAACAGAGCTTTCAGAAGGAAGACAAAGATCGAAGGGAACAAACAAACGACAAGGGACTGGCGAAAATACAAGGTTTAGTTTCCTCGAGGAGCTCAGTTAATTCTGATATTCaacaagaaaaagaatgttataTTAACAACGGAATTGAAAAGGATACTTATGAGATTCCTTCAAATAGGACCGATGTCACATATAGTCCTGATACGTGTAAAGATTATCCAAGGGAAAAAAACGACGAGGATTTATCTACTAAAGACGAAGAGGACAAAACAGTGGAAAAAGATAAAGTACGGATGGAAAATCTCAATAGTAATGCTACTTACTTTGTGTTGAGTGCAGATGGGAATAAGACAATTTTACATTGA